AAAATGATAACCTGAAATAGTCCATCTCCACCCAAAAACCAAAACTTGCAACCAGTCAAGCTTCTGTCAACCAAACTGCTACTAAACCAAATACTAATGCTGCACCTAATTCCAACAATATTAGACAACCGAGGCCCTGCTTTAAATGTGGAGATAAGTACTTTCCTGGTCATCATTGTAAGCAACAGAAATCTGTGATGGCTATTCAATCTTGTGAATATGAGGAATCTGCATTCCAAATGCAAGGGCAGGAAATGGAAGATGGGGAAGAAGTGTGGCATGATGCTTTGGAAGGGGAGGGAAGTGGAGTTGCAGATGAGATAACCCTTTCTGTACATGCTATTGAGGGTAGACAGGGGATAAAAACTATAAGGGTGTTAGGGAAGCATAAGAACAGAGAGTTATTGATTTTAATTGACTCTGGCAGCACTCATAGCTTCTTAGATGTTAAAGTACCAAGGGATTTGAAGGTGCCTGTGGTAGATGTGACTACTTTTGCAGTAACAGTAGCTGATGGCAGAAGAATTTCCAGTACTTGTATCAATCCTAATTTTAACTGGAAAATTCATTATTATTCTTTCTGTTTTGACTTCAGGTTGCTGGATATGGGGAGCTTTGATATGATACTTGGAGTTGATTGGCTGAAaacttttaattcaattttatttgactTTGAGAGTTCCTCAATCAATTTCCATAGGGTTGGTACAATAATTACATTGCAAGGAATCACAGATGCTACTTCACAGCAAACACTTTTGAATTGTATGAGCTGTGGTAAGCTAGTTCATAAGAAGGGAGGAGACTTTCAAACCCCAATATTCTATCTACAGATTTCTCCACTGCAGGGGCCTATTACTGAAAGTGTTGCCATGGCAACTAATTAATCCTCTAGTACTTATCCTGTGGATTTGGAACTATTATTGGATAAATTCCATTGCATATTTGAGGATCCTAAAGTGTTGCCACCTTTTAGAAGCCATAATCACTCAATTCCTTTACTGCCATCTGCTTAGCCTGTTAATATCAGGCCATATAGGTATCCACACTTCCAAAAGACTGAATTCCTATTATAGATGATCTTCTAGATGAGTGTCATGGTGTTTCAATCCTTTCTAACATCAAATCAGAATGAATCCCTCAGATGTTCATAAAATAGCCTTTAGAATACATCATGAGCACTATGAGTTTACTGTCATGCTttttgggttgacaaatgctccagctacaTTTCAAGATCTTATGAACCACATATTTCAGCCTTTTTTGAGGAAGTTTGTTTTGGTATtctttgatgacattttgatatatagtTCTTCATGGAAAGAGCATTTGTAGCACCTAGAAGAAGTGTTTAAAGTCCTGCAACAACaaaagctatatgctaagcttAGCAAGTGTTCTTTTGGGAAGCATGAGAATGATTATTTGAGACACATTATTTCTGGCAAAGGTGTAGCAACTGATCCTACTAAGATACAAGCCATGGTATCTTGGCCTACTCCCAAATCAATAAAAGAACTTAGGAGTTTCTTGGGATTAACTGGCTACTATAGCAAATTTGTTCCTCATTATGGAATAATTAGCAAGCCCCTTATTGATTTACTCAAAAAAGATGCATTTCAGTGGGATGAAAAAGCACAATAGGCTTTTGAGCAACTTAGGGCTGCTATGTCGCAAGCTCCTGTGTTAGCCTTGCCAAATTTTACAAAACCTTTCATAGTGGAGACTGATGCTAGTGGTATGGGTATGGGAGCTGTGCTGCAGTAAGATGGGCATCCACTTGCCTTTATTTCTGAGGCATTTAGTCCTAGGGTAGAGTCTTTATCAGTTTATGAAAGGGAATTATTGGCTATAACATTTGCTATGTCAAAATGTAGACATTACTTGGAACAGAGACCCTTTTTCATAAAGACTGATCATGACAGTATCAAACACTTGTTAGAGTAGAGGTTGCATACTAACTTGCAACTTAGAGGGGTTTCTAAATTGCTGGGTCTGCAATACAGAATCCTATACAAAAGAGGGGTGGATAATAAGGTGGCAAATGCCCTGTCTAGGAGACCTGCACCTTTGGAAGCTACTTTATTGGCCTTGCATTCTTCTTCTCTGCAGCCTACTTGGATGTCACAATTAATTCATAGCTATGCTACTGATAAGCAAGCTATTGATTTAATTTCTCACCTCTCTATTGATGCAAATGCACATCCTGGGTACTCTTTGAAAGATGGACTGTTGTTTTACAAAGACAGACTTTATGTGGACAGAACAGGGCATTTGAGGGAGCATTTATTGGCTCTCTATCATAACTCACACTTAGGAAGACACTCAGGAATTAATGTTACTTCAGTGAGACTTAGCAGGCATTTCTTTTGGCCTGGGATGCTTAAGGCAGTAGTGGAGTGGGTCAGAAGTTGTGATGTTTGTGCTAGGTGTAAGGTTGAGACTTGTGCCACCCCTGGGCTATTATAGCCCTTGCCTGTTCCTCATCAAGCTTGGTAGCacatcactatggactttgtggaGCAGTTGCCAAAGTCCCAAAGCAAAGACACCATTCTTGTGGTCATTTGCAAATTTACTAAgtatgctcactttttgccatttCAGCATCCTTTTTCTGCTTTTGATGTTGCCAAATTATTCTTGGATTTTGTCTTCAAATTACATGGCTGTCCCATTACTATTATCTCTGATAGAGATAAGATTTTTACTAGTTCTTTTTGGAAAGAACTATTCAGGTTGTTGGGGACCAAATTGGCTTATACTTCAGTATACCATCCCCAATCAAATGGTCAGTCCGAAAGGCTAAACCAAAGTTTGGAAGGGTACTTGAGGTGTATTTGTTATCAACAACCACATTCTTGGGCCAAGTGGTTACCATTGGCCTAGTGGTGGTATAATACTAGCCATCATTCTTCCTTGAAAATGACTCCATTTGAGGCTCTCTATGGTTACAAACCACCTCCCTTGACATTTCTGCCTTTGGATAATATTGTTGTAGGTGCTGTTGTTGACTTTGTGAAGGATAGGTAGCACATGTATCAACTAATTAGGGAGAATCTACTAATGGCTCAGAATAGGATGAAACAGTATGCTGATAAAAAGAGGTCTGAGAGGACTTTTGAAGTGGGGGACTGGGTTTACCTTAAGTTGCAGCCCTACAGACAAACATCAGTGGGTCTAAGAAAGAACTTCAAACTAGTAGCTAGGTTCTATGGTCCATTCCAGGTGACGACTAAAGTGGGTTCTGTTGCTTATAAATTGAAGTTACCTCCCACAGCATCCATTCATCCTGTTTTTCACGTGTCACTCTTAAAGAGAAAAGTAGGTGAAGGTCCTGTTGTAGTCCAAGATCTTCCCACTTTTCAGGATGACATTATTGTGGTAGCTCCTGAGAGGGTGTTGAAGACAAGATCTGTAACCAGGCAACAGCAGCAAGTCCTTCAAGGCCTCATTAAATGGCTTCATTTGCTTGAGGAGGAAGCTACATGggaggatcagtcttttatccaGAGCCAATTTCTTGACTTCAAATCTTCTTGGGGACAAGAAGATTGTcttggtggggggggggggggggggagagggtGTTATTGTTACATATCATAGAAGGAAGAAGAGAAACAATATTGTTAGGCAGAATAACCAAGTAGAGAATGTTTTGGAGGGAAATGTTATTGAGGAAGTTAGAAGGAAGAACTGAATTTGTTAATTGGTCACAGTTAGTTGTGTAACTGCTGTATAAAAGGAAAGATCCTCATCTGTATTTATTCATTCCATTAATGAATCAATAATAGACTTTTCTCTCTCTGATTCTACTCTTTCCTTTTCTCATCTAAGTCTAATTCTCTTCTCATCTACTTCTATTCTCTAGATCTGTTTTCAATCTTGCATTCAGAGGTTGAATTAGGGTTGAACCCTAAAAAAGCATAAGCAAGAAAAATTAGTGAATACAACAAATGTGCTTTTTAAATCAATGATTCAGTCAGTATAAATAGCATCAGCCTAACCACCAAAagtaaagaaggaaaagaaaaaaaggcACAGTTAATCTTGCAGATTTACAAAATAGAAGTACCTGCAGTTGGCTGGCTGAACGACCTTGATTAAGAGGAAAACAGCTATCTGCAAGACTCTGTACAAGAAAGAATAAACATTAGTGCCAGCCATTGGAGTACAGCAACCTCGCAAAGGTGGTGATTTTTTTGCAACGGCTGCAGGATTGCATTTTGTCTTTGGTGATTTGGAATTCATCACAAAATCACAATGAAACGCACCACATAAATCAGCCAAGCACTTTCCCTCATTCTGAAATCaagtgaaatttttaccatgtgaCATTAACTCAAGTCTCAGATCAGTTTGTTCCAACTGCCAGAACAATGCATAGACACGCGCgcgcgcgcgcacacacacaccCACCACACAAAAGAACCAGAATCCACATACAACATTCAGAACATTGTAGTGCCTGTTGTCAAAATGCTGATCAAGATATTTTTCAGCTCGGAAGCTCTTCTTACAATATCCACACTTCCATTCATTTATGTCCACGTGAATTTTGTGCTGCTCTTGATCCCCGAAGAGATCATTGTCAGGATGAAGTCTACATTTACTAGAAATCTGGTAATTTTCCCGTTCAACAAATGGCATCAGATACTGTACAAATATACACAAAAATTTATTATCACAGTTTGTTCCCAAAGAATTTTCTTGAGAAGTAGCAATTTCTCTTTGCCTCCTGTATAATTTTCCAGGCGGCCCTACTTTCTCTAGAGCAATGTACTTCACGTGCGTGCTCTTTTCCTGGCTTAGCCGTTCTAAACATCAGTATGATGACAAATATTAAAAGGGTAACCttcaaaacaaaattaataacaccATCTCCCAAATTCAAGAAAGGTATCAATATTGCTTGTCAAAATGACCAGCAAAGTAAATATATACTAATTTAAACTTTGCACTGGAATCCCAACCTATCAGCTGCATCTTCTTCAAATTACTAGGACAAATCAATAAATCCAAGTATAAGCCAGTGCCTTCTTGATCCTATaatcaatgaaaaaaaaaaactaagcttATACAGAATCAACTATAATTAGCTTAAAAATCAAGCAATTTATAAGCCAAATGGGTTTAGCTAGAAACCTtaacttataaataaataaataaataaataaacgccATTCGAATTATATGAAATCATTATTAAAAGAAAAACAATCTCCCAAAACAATTAACTGATGCTGTCTTGAGATCAAAATCTTCAGAAACGCCAGGATAAATTGGAAACTTATGGGATTAGCTTGTGATATTAATACCTAGGATAGTGTTTGTTGCGAGAAAAATGAAATCAACAGAAAAATTAGAGTCGTTGCTATGGTTTTCTCCATCTCACCCTTCAGTTAGGAGAATCAGCGAATTCTGCAAAAATTTTCCAGGAAATTGCTTCAGCTTGTTTGGCTACTAGTAGGTTCGTATCCTATTTGATGATAAGCATTTTTCCTATTCCAACCTGGGGCTAGGATGTCCTTCATCCTGATGAGCCAGCCCATTTAAATTTGGGCTGCACATTTCTCATTCTGTCGCGGGTTTGGTGGCCCACTTCAACAATGTGTTCTCTTTTCTACAAGTATGAATTAATTCATACTGTTAAGTTGCGAATAACTCATTAAATCAGTTATAGTTTGTTTGATAATATTTACCGTAGAGTTAATtaatgcaataaattttgacttttgaaagagatacaattattaaataaaaagtcAATGTGAACTCTGTCCCGTTGCTTTGATAATTTATGATAATTCAACGGATCACATAATCATTATGTTAGCGATGCATCATTCAAATTTCTATTCTATCAACTTTCGATGGTAGGATAGAAGCCTACTACAGTGGTGATGGAGAATTAGGATTTAACTTTAGAGGGGGAGtatgatataatttaataaaaataactatttagtttttatttgaaaaaaatatattatttaacctTTTATTTTTAGTTCATTGATTGTTGAGTCCCTTTTATTAACTTTTCTAATAGtgaaattattttaaagaaaatattttttcttaactcaattatttaattgttttaatttgaataatataattatttagtttctataattttaaatttatcaattattaAGTTTTTATAATTTGAATAATATAACTAGTCTTTCTCCTTTGATTAACATGACTAACAGAACAGTTATTAGAAAGAAGTGAACAGTTCATataaactaaataatatattttttaaaataattagattaaatagttaattttattaaatacagaatgtaaataataattttcccttaattttaatttagacttaagttCAAAATTTCACAACCTTATAAACAATTTTAATAGCATTGAATTAAGGCTTATTTTGATAAAAACAGATATAAAATTAAAGCTTATTAACCAATaataagcttttttttttctagCTTCGATTAATAGATTGATGATTTAGTTCAaaccttaaaaaaatatatatgatagTGAACTTGTCTTtgacattttccttttttttttttttttttttccttgaaatCAAGTTCTTACAGTTTTATTCATGAAATTGAAAACTATGCAAACATTATCTAGGTTAGTTTAGCAGTTGCCACCTAAGGCAACCAACTCTAAACAACTTTTTGGATATAAATTAACAAGCTAATTAAGACTTGCAAGGTAGGCCAACTCTTTAAGAATTTAAGTTGCCTAGCTTGCGTGCTGCCTTGTTGATGATCTATATAATTGCCTAAGATCTCAGGGGTTTTGTAGGCTTGGCTTGGAAAATGCCTTTCAATGCTTTCCTTatcttgattttatttttcctggTTCTGCACCCTAAATCATTTCTTGTCATGTTTTATAATGGATTCCTGCTCTGTTGTTGCATTGCTGCTGTACATCTCCTACCCAATGGTCTTTTAGAAAACTAGTTGTGATTACAGGCAGGTTTGTCGTTaaattattgataagtacaaagTGTTTTCTTTATAATTCTTCTCAATTCTCATAAAATATTCAGTGAGGGGCTGTAATGTATAAATCACTGATGAATCACTTCATGGTTTAAATTAAATTCAGTGATGAAATATCTATTTTCTAATATTGTATAATAAATTAgggttataaattttaattgtgaatGATTAAGAAATGAATGAGTAAAGATTCCCAAATCCTTTGACCCAAAAAGATGGATTTTGATTGGAAGAAGTAAGCACCTACTTTATAGCTGCACAGCCAAATTAATGAACACAGTCCAAGAACATAGTCAAAAGGTCAAATTTTGAATCCTAACTGCCACCAAGTAAAATTCGACTGatagaaaaataataattaatcaaaattcaaaacccattttatatgatttatatctctcctctcatttttttttttttaaataatgggCTAATTGTCATGACCAAGTTGCCTCATACACAAGCAGAGCCTCCTTCCAGAATCTACAGAACTTTCCTTCTCTGGTCTGTATCTTTGTTCATCAATCAAGAAACTTTGAGGATAGAGTTCACTAACTCTTTCCAAATTCAGTCCttgtctctttttttctttttcctctttgaTCATCTCTTcctgttcttctttttcttgcacAAAATATTAGTTCAAATAAGTTTAGATTACATTGGCAAGGGGATAGAGATGATGGATTATTATGAGCTTGCTGCTAGGTCTTCTTACCAGGAGTCCCTCAAGGTTCTTGAGGCTGATATCCACCACGCTAATGTGTTGTGAGTTTTACTCCCTCTCTGTTGCTTTTGCTGTTTATGATCATTTATATAGAACTGGGTCTGTTCGATGCTCTGCTGCTGTTGAAATTCTGAACATTTGGGGAATTTGGGTTGCTTTACGTTTTGTAAACCTGTAAGTGTTGCTATGGGGGCTCGCCGGAGAAATTTACCTGACCAATTGGGATTTTGTAGAAGTATGCTTTTCATAGATTTTTATTTTGTTAGAATTTTATCTGTAATTCTTTCAGTTTAGGTATTTCTTTACTATACTAGTCATTTGGGCAATTATAGAACGTGTGCATCTGTGATTGTTCTATAATAATACTTGTTAAATTATTCTTGATGAATTCCAGTATTTTTCCCATTTATTTCCAAAATGTAATTTTTGTCTAATAATAACCCTGTATCAAAGAAATAATGCAATTTCCTCTTCACTCCTATTCTATATTTTGATTTTCTCTTCCCTATTTTGCATAGTTAACCCCTTTTATGCTAAATTTAGTTTCTTAGGACTTAGGAGCTGTGTAAAGCAAACCCTGCTATGAGTTCGTTAAGCTTATTTGAATTACATTTGCAGGGCAGCTTCTATAGCAAGAGGCAAGAGTGGTTCTTGTCTGCAAATGAAACTGGTTTACAATCACTTGGCATCCATTTGTCTGCTATTAATCCAATGGATGGATTGTTCGTGTACATGTTATTTAAATCTTTTCCACATAGTTTTATATCAGGTTGGTCCTTACTTGCCTGGTCTTGCGTTACTGATGTGAATTGGATGGTCTTGTTTTTCTGTGTTTCCTCTTTTTTCTATCAGATGAAACTAGAGTTCTTAAAGTTTGTTATGTTGGCTTTTATCTTTAGGTATGCTCAGATGGGAAGCCAAAGATCTCTTCATGCAGAAGAAAAGCAACCATTAGGGAATTCTATGGTGTGTAAATTAACTGTTCTTTTTTGTTATCTAATGAATTGCTTGTTAATAGAACAGGTACATGATACTTGGTCGGAGATGCAAATGATTCATCCATTCTTTAATGCAACATTCAAAAATTATTCCATTCTGTAGGCATTCaagaaattttgaaaaagacATATAATATTTGCCTGAATATTATGGTTTTGCACATTATTTTATTTGCTCATGCTCTGACTTAAAATTGCAGCTGTTATATTACCATCACTTCAACGTCTTCACTGTGATTCAATGGAGTTGGACATAACTCGGGAAGAAGGTTGTGTGGAGGTGGTTGTCAATAAGAGACTAGAGGATAGGAGGAAAGTTTTGGATATGGACTTAGAGAGGGAAGATGAATGTGGGATCTGCTTGGAGCCTTGCACAAAAATGGTTGTGCCAAGCTGTTGCCACACTATGTGCGTCAACTGCTACCATGACTGGTATAAGacatcactctctctctctctctctctctctctctctctaatttgGTCAACTATTCATTAACACTTGATGCTCATTCTTTCCTCTTCAAATGTTACAGGAACACAAGATCAGAATCTTGCCCATTTTGCCGGGGAAGTCTGAAAAGAGTGAACTCAGGTGACTTGTGGGTTCTCACATGCAGTAAGGATGTGGTTGACACTGAAACTGTGTTAAGAGAGGATTTGTTGCGATTCTATCTTTATATAAACAGCTTGCCAAAGGATATCCCTGATGCTTTGTTCTTGGTGTACTACGAGTACCTAATCTAAACCTCACATACTAGAAGATTGATGTACAGAGGAAAAATGCTGACCGTGCATTTACAAAGTCTGGTGAGCTTTCCACGTCATTGTTAAGAATACGCTCTATCAGTGTAATAGACCTATTTTCAATATTATATCTAGAACATTTTTACAATAAGTAATTTTCTTGGAATGAATGCATCTTGCATTCTTGTGAGAAGCTAATTAGTCTTGAACTGTAGCATCGCAAGTTGAATACTGGCAAGTTGTTGAATGGGTTTTGAGCATTTTTGGGTTGGAACAATAAAGCAATGTCTCAAGGATATTCATTGAATTATCATTCCCAACAGCACTTTAGATGTTCTAATATTTGGACATACTACTGCCTTCGCTCATAACTGATGACCAGCCTCTTTAGCATGACACGTACATTCTGTTTACTCATGAAAAGCTGTTTCCATTAAAATGATTTTATAGTTCCTGAATTTTAAGAAGATTTTGGAAAAAAAGGCATTCTTAATCTCCCAAATTTTCAATTCACTTATTTGGTTTCAGCATACAAACATGCATTCTGCATTTTTTATCCGGATAAAAAGTGGAATATATTTTTCTGAAACTAATACCAGCAGGATAGTTCATTCTTTGTTATTTTGCTGAATTGAATAAGTGTACAAGTTGGAAACCAGTCCACTGTTCAGTTGGCAAGTGAATGAGAAATGGACTAGAAAAAAGATATCTCTTATATGTTTTTAGAGAATTCGGTGTATGAATAGAGATATTTCATTGTTAAGATTGTGAGGCTTGTTTTACAGGAGATCTATTGGGTCTCATGCAAGTCTAGCTGGGCTTAGAGGGGGATTTACCTATAAGGGATGAGTTATCAAGATAGGAAATTATGGCATTGGGAAACTTCCTCCTGAGATCTTGTAATTTGGCCAAGTAAACGGCATTGTGGGTGCTGGTTTGATCGTGTGCACTCTTCACACAGCCCATGTCGTCTATGTCATCTTCAGGGGCTAGTGATGTCCAGGGGCAAGCATCATGTGGAAGGCAAACCTTGGACAACAACGAATTTCACAGCTTTGCTCGGCAGTGCCtgcaaaatttattaaataaattgagTTCCAGATTATGAGAAAGCAAGAGAAACATATATGGCAATTGAAATTGGATTATCACCTGTGGAAATGCATTGACGATACTGATTGCAACTTTTCGAATTGTATCATCAAATACAGAAGATCCAGTAATATAAGCGTGGTCGTTAACTCAAATTTACCAACCCAGATCAATGCATCTTTTGGTGTTGCTCTGCACTCAGGCCCTGAAGTCACTGACCCCTTGCATTCCTGCTTCTCCAAGAACTCGTTGAACCAAATGATCTTCAGATAGACTCAGGAGTAATGTCAAGGGTAAGATTGTTCTTAGAAGAGAAGGCATGATTTATAGCTATGGAGCCAGCGACAGCAAAGTTCATCCCATAAGTTGCATTGCGGTTGAGGTATTGGATTATCTGTTTGTGGAATGGTGAAAGAAGGTGCTGCCATATGGAGAGTTAGAGACATGGCCAAAAACAGTAGGACCTGAGTCCTGACACAGGCCTGGTGTTTCCAGAGTCGGTGAATGAATAACCGAAAAGCATAGATCTTCTTGAATGAACGTGAAAGGGGGAGGATGAATATAGCAATGAGCGTGACTTGGGACACAGGAATATGTAAAAGCAGCCATTAGACAAGGCTTTCCAGTTTTGCAGCTCCTTCCTCTTCTCTTTTTGCAATGACAGAAATTTACTCTCCTGAAAGTTGCCAAATGCAGTTGAAACAACATATCACTGAGAACTTTCATTGATTCTCCTGCATTATTTTTGAATGGTTAAATAAAACTATATCATTATGTGGTTATTTTGCTGCCAGAGATTTGAACATTAATTAGCATATCTTCAAACAATTGATGATGGCGTTCCAAATCAGAACAATTGCGTGGAACTTCAAGAAATTTATAAACAAAATCAAACCATTCAATATACGAAAATCATAGAATAAATGAACTGTGAATCTGAAGGTCGAGAATATTTAATTCTGAAGGTAAACATGGGTCAAGTAGGTGGCACCACAAGATTAGTTGGAGCCTTAAATGAGGCAATGCAAGTCCGACTTCAACTTTTCTTGGCTATTTTTCTAAAAGATAAGGTTGGGAGACAAGGGTCTCGCTCACTCAGTTAAATGAAAAATAAGAGTATAAGACCTCTAAAGAGATGGGTCACTGCTAGAACTACCACTATTTGTTGAATATATTATCACTTGATTATGATAGAGATTTTGTTCAATGGATCCTACTTGAAAATAAAACAACAAAAAATAAGTATGAAAAATCCATTCCTACATTCTTATAATGTACATATGGTAAAATGCTCTTACAATAAAGTTAAAGACATACCATTAACATGTTAAATTTAGAAACAAATCATAATCTTAAACAAAGTTCagaaatgtcacgacccaacctatgggccggacctgcactaggacctgagctggcctaaagcctccgagaccagtagtaagtctaactattactcaacccaactctaaggcccatttgggtacaatttcaagaattcaaccggacagaatccgaccataaaatggaccattcaacaagtagtttttgactcgtccgacttgtaaacacaatatataataaattggggagttcagctcaccctccacataatcaaaatgtcataactcaaatgggagctcagctccctgaTCCAattccatcatgcatacagttaataattttacaggtccaacataacttttataatacaagcccaaaataaaaataagtgcttctaacacatgcggagtctaaaatttaactcaattgtataaaatacattaagtgctattaatggacctgcgaagaagaagagtagattagccacaacaaataatcctcctggaaa
Above is a genomic segment from Hevea brasiliensis isolate MT/VB/25A 57/8 chromosome 17, ASM3005281v1, whole genome shotgun sequence containing:
- the LOC110672486 gene encoding E3 ubiquitin-protein ligase AIRP2 isoform X1, which translates into the protein MTKLPHTQAEPPSRIYRTFLLWSVSLFINQETLRIEFTNSFQIQSLSLFFFFLFDHLFLFFFFLHKILVQISLDYIGKGIEMMDYYELAARSSYQESLKVLEADIHHANVLAASIARGKSGSCLQMKLVYNHLASICLLLIQWMDCSCTCYLNLFHIVLYQVCSDGKPKISSCRRKATIREFYAVILPSLQRLHCDSMELDITREEGCVEVVVNKRLEDRRKVLDMDLEREDECGICLEPCTKMVVPSCCHTMCVNCYHDWNTRSESCPFCRGSLKRVNSGDLWVLTCSKDVVDTETVLREDLLRFYLYINSLPKDIPDALFLVYYEYLI
- the LOC110672486 gene encoding E3 ubiquitin-protein ligase AIRP2 isoform X2 — translated: MSLLLGLLTRSPSRFLRLISTTLMCSSIARGKSGSCLQMKLVYNHLASICLLLIQWMDCSCTCYLNLFHIVLYQVCSDGKPKISSCRRKATIREFYAVILPSLQRLHCDSMELDITREEGCVEVVVNKRLEDRRKVLDMDLEREDECGICLEPCTKMVVPSCCHTMCVNCYHDWNTRSESCPFCRGSLKRVNSGDLWVLTCSKDVVDTETVLREDLLRFYLYINSLPKDIPDALFLVYYEYLI